Proteins co-encoded in one Zymomonas mobilis subsp. mobilis ATCC 10988 genomic window:
- a CDS encoding deoxyguanosinetriphosphate triphosphohydrolase — protein MGHDRIMKTEFASYAADPELSRGRLHDEGKGAVRGPRNAFQRDRDRIIHSMAFRRLRYKTQVFIAPESDHFRVRLTHSLEVAQIGRTIARVLRLNEDLTEALCLAHDLGHPPFGHIGENILKQALKDAGGFDHNAHSLRILTHLESPYPRWSGLNLTWEMQEGLAKHNGPIRHPNWALSAVDDAFPLELTSWPSLEAQVAALSDDIAYDNHDLDDGLRAGLIDLEEVVAQPLIAPTWQAVKTRYPDLTGKKLIAELIREQIGRMVNDSLDETRRRIAFFKPEHLTDIRQMPQAMVGFSDEMTKNERLFKKFMYQKLYHHPRLLPIAERSSYIISRLVALYKDNPRLLPEDWQENWPDNEVDRQRHIVDYVAGMTDHYALKRYHQDIGAFDLV, from the coding sequence ATGGGTCATGATAGAATAATGAAAACAGAATTTGCATCTTATGCCGCCGATCCCGAATTATCCCGTGGCAGACTACATGATGAAGGGAAGGGTGCCGTAAGAGGCCCCCGCAATGCTTTTCAGCGTGACCGTGACCGGATTATCCATTCTATGGCTTTCCGAAGGCTCCGTTATAAGACGCAGGTTTTTATCGCGCCGGAGAGCGATCATTTTAGGGTGAGATTGACCCATAGTTTAGAAGTCGCCCAGATTGGCCGGACGATAGCCCGGGTGCTTCGGTTGAATGAAGACCTAACGGAAGCCTTATGTCTGGCGCATGATTTAGGGCATCCGCCTTTTGGTCATATCGGCGAAAATATCTTGAAACAGGCGTTGAAAGACGCAGGTGGTTTTGACCATAATGCCCATAGTCTTCGTATCCTGACCCATTTAGAATCGCCTTATCCGCGTTGGTCAGGCCTCAATTTGACTTGGGAAATGCAGGAAGGTTTAGCCAAGCATAATGGCCCGATAAGGCATCCGAATTGGGCATTATCAGCTGTGGATGATGCTTTCCCGTTGGAATTGACAAGCTGGCCATCACTAGAGGCGCAAGTAGCGGCTTTGTCCGATGATATCGCCTATGACAACCATGATTTGGATGATGGATTGCGGGCAGGATTGATTGATCTTGAAGAAGTCGTTGCCCAGCCTTTGATTGCCCCAACATGGCAAGCCGTGAAAACACGCTACCCTGATTTAACTGGGAAAAAGTTAATTGCTGAATTGATCCGTGAGCAAATTGGTCGAATGGTCAATGATTCGCTGGATGAGACCCGCCGCCGGATTGCCTTTTTTAAACCGGAACATCTGACGGATATCCGGCAGATGCCTCAAGCCATGGTCGGCTTTTCAGATGAGATGACCAAGAATGAGCGGCTGTTTAAAAAATTCATGTATCAAAAGCTGTATCATCACCCCCGATTATTACCGATTGCGGAGAGATCGTCTTATATTATTTCCAGATTGGTAGCGCTTTATAAGGATAATCCGCGATTATTGCCGGAGGATTGGCAAGAAAATTGGCCGGATAATGAGGTCGATCGGCAACGGCATATCGTTGATTATGTCGCCGGTATGACGGATCATTATGCGTTAAAACGCTATCATCAAGATATCGGTGCCTTCGATCTGGTCTAA
- the argS gene encoding arginine--tRNA ligase, with translation MTLYRHFAAQLSSILDTFEAEGLLPAGLDRSRVAVEPPRDPSHGDLAINAAMVLAKAAKTAPRALAEKLVESLSQLEGVESVEIAGPGFINIRLTDDCWRKELTHILEQGQDYGRSDIGQNLRVNVEYVSANPTGPMHMGHCRGAVVGDALASLLDFAGYKVTREYYVNDAGQQVQTLARSAYMRYREALGEEITIPEGLYPGDYLVPVGKLLAEKYGDRYLNAPESEWLALFRETTVAAMMDMIRDDLALLGIHHDKFTSEAALHKAGIVQKAIDKLEKEGLIYKGVLEAPKGETPEDWEPVELTLFRATKFGDDSDRPVQKSDGSYTYFGADLAYHAEKAATADQLVDIWGADHAGTVKRIKAAVAALTQNKVPLDVKLVQMVHLLRGGEPVKMSKRSGNFVTLADVVSEVGRDVVRFSMLTRKADAQMDFDFEKVIEASKDNPVFYVQYAHARVHSLHRRLVSENITLPEKADLNLLDKEELALIQQAAQFPRLIEAAAVAHEPHRIVFYLFTLAADFHSLWNKGNDNPDRRFLLPDNPAKTAARLALADAVGQVIRNGLGVVGVNASEEM, from the coding sequence GTGACCCTTTATCGCCATTTTGCCGCGCAGCTCTCTTCTATTCTTGATACCTTTGAGGCCGAAGGTCTGTTACCGGCCGGTCTGGATCGTAGTCGGGTTGCTGTCGAGCCACCGCGTGACCCGTCTCATGGAGATTTGGCTATCAATGCCGCTATGGTACTGGCAAAAGCGGCTAAGACGGCGCCCCGTGCTTTGGCTGAAAAACTGGTTGAATCTTTGTCCCAGTTGGAAGGGGTTGAGTCTGTCGAAATCGCAGGCCCCGGCTTTATCAATATCCGGTTGACCGATGATTGCTGGCGGAAAGAATTGACCCATATTCTGGAACAGGGTCAAGATTATGGCCGTTCTGATATTGGGCAAAATTTACGCGTTAATGTTGAATATGTTTCGGCAAACCCTACCGGACCTATGCATATGGGCCATTGTCGGGGCGCCGTGGTTGGTGATGCTCTGGCCTCTTTGCTAGATTTCGCTGGTTATAAAGTTACCCGCGAATATTATGTCAATGACGCAGGACAGCAAGTTCAGACTTTAGCGCGTTCGGCCTATATGCGCTATCGGGAAGCCTTGGGTGAAGAAATCACCATTCCTGAAGGCCTGTATCCGGGTGACTATTTGGTTCCGGTTGGTAAATTACTGGCTGAAAAATATGGCGACCGTTACCTCAACGCGCCGGAATCCGAATGGCTGGCTTTGTTCCGTGAAACGACGGTCGCAGCCATGATGGACATGATCCGTGATGATTTAGCCTTATTAGGTATTCATCACGATAAATTCACGTCAGAAGCAGCGCTTCACAAAGCTGGTATTGTCCAAAAAGCCATTGATAAACTGGAAAAAGAAGGCCTGATCTATAAAGGCGTTTTGGAAGCGCCGAAAGGTGAAACGCCGGAAGATTGGGAACCTGTCGAACTGACCTTGTTCCGTGCGACTAAATTTGGTGATGACAGCGATCGGCCTGTTCAGAAATCCGATGGTAGCTACACCTATTTTGGTGCTGACCTTGCTTATCATGCCGAAAAAGCAGCGACTGCCGATCAGCTAGTCGATATTTGGGGTGCTGACCACGCAGGAACGGTTAAGCGGATTAAAGCAGCAGTTGCAGCTTTGACCCAGAATAAAGTCCCGTTGGATGTAAAACTGGTTCAGATGGTGCATTTGCTTCGTGGCGGTGAGCCAGTCAAAATGTCGAAGCGTTCCGGTAACTTCGTTACCCTTGCGGATGTCGTATCAGAAGTAGGGCGCGACGTTGTTCGCTTTTCAATGCTGACCCGCAAAGCGGATGCCCAAATGGATTTCGATTTTGAAAAAGTAATCGAAGCCTCAAAAGACAATCCGGTCTTTTATGTCCAATATGCTCATGCCCGTGTTCACTCCTTGCATCGGCGGCTTGTATCAGAGAATATTACTTTACCTGAAAAAGCGGATTTAAATCTGCTTGATAAAGAAGAATTGGCGTTGATTCAGCAGGCTGCCCAGTTCCCGCGTCTGATTGAAGCGGCGGCTGTCGCGCATGAACCACATCGTATCGTTTTTTATCTGTTCACCTTGGCTGCGGATTTTCATAGCTTGTGGAATAAAGGTAATGATAATCCTGACCGGCGTTTTCTGTTGCCGGATAATCCAGCAAAAACAGCAGCCAGACTAGCTTTGGCTGATGCTGTTGGTCAGGTTATCAGAAATGGGCTTGGCGTAGTCGGCGTCAATGCCTCGGAGGAGATGTAG
- the alaS gene encoding alanine--tRNA ligase: protein MITTNEIRRSFLEYFEKNGHRIVPSAPLVPQNDPTLMFVNAGMVPFKNTFTGLESRPYKTATSSQKCVRAGGKHNDLDNVGYTARHHTFFEMLGNFSFGDYFKERVIELAWGLITKEWGLDPERLCVTVYHTDEEAFNLWRKIAGLPEDRIIKIATSDNFWSMGDTGPCGPCSEIFYDHGPEIPGGPPGSPDEDGDRFVEIWNLVFMQYEQVNAETRLNLPRPSIDTGMGLERIASVLQGVHDNYDTDTFKALIAASGELTHTATDGQFKASHRVIADHLRAAGFLVADGVLPANEGRGYVLRRIMRRAMRHAHLIGAKEPLMYRLVPALLSEMGMAYPELVRAKALIEETLRLEETRFRQTLANGLKILEDETQHLKSGDTLPGEVAFRLYDTYGFPYDLTADALRARNLTVDQAGFDAAMAEQRKAARAAWKGSGEKASDEIWFDIADQLGGTEFTGYTAEKGSGQIIALIKDGKRVETAKQGDDITIITNQTPFYGESGGQKGDIGVIIGNNDLKMTVTDTQKPLGRIHAHIAKIEKGEIKIGDDIQLQVDINHRNRLRANHSATHLLHAALRDQLGQHVSQKGSMVSAERLRFDFSHQKALTDQELAAIEAEVNQQILNNSVVTTRLMTPESAVEAGAMALFGEKYGNEVRVLSMGSCLNDQNEESSWSVELCGGTHVSALGQIGLFHIVSETAVSSGIRRIEAVTGEEARLWLVGRDRLLRETASILKAVPEEVPTRTAAILDERRKSERALADAQKALALANANGGQGGNNAAPEKVGAYQFIGQVIEGLDPKALRGLIDENKKIIESGVIALITVNEGRASVAIGVSDSLKDKISAVDLVRKAVETLGGKGGGGRPDMAQGGGPNGNEAAQALEAVKALLEKA from the coding sequence ATGATAACAACGAATGAAATCCGCCGTTCTTTTCTCGAATATTTCGAAAAGAATGGCCATCGGATAGTACCATCGGCACCCTTGGTGCCTCAAAATGATCCGACGTTGATGTTTGTTAATGCGGGGATGGTGCCTTTCAAAAATACGTTTACCGGTCTTGAAAGTCGTCCCTATAAAACCGCAACATCGTCACAAAAATGTGTCCGTGCTGGTGGTAAACATAACGATCTTGATAATGTCGGTTATACTGCCCGCCATCATACCTTTTTTGAAATGTTGGGTAACTTCTCTTTCGGTGATTATTTCAAAGAACGCGTCATCGAACTGGCATGGGGTTTGATCACCAAAGAATGGGGTCTTGATCCAGAACGCCTTTGTGTGACCGTTTATCATACCGATGAAGAAGCCTTTAACCTATGGCGCAAAATTGCCGGATTACCTGAAGACAGAATTATTAAAATTGCGACTTCTGATAATTTCTGGTCAATGGGTGATACGGGACCTTGTGGCCCTTGTTCTGAAATATTCTATGACCATGGCCCCGAAATTCCGGGTGGCCCTCCGGGATCGCCGGATGAAGATGGTGATCGCTTTGTCGAAATCTGGAATCTCGTCTTCATGCAATATGAACAGGTCAATGCCGAGACCCGTTTGAATTTGCCGAGACCCTCCATTGATACTGGTATGGGATTGGAGCGCATTGCGTCTGTCTTGCAAGGCGTTCATGACAATTATGATACCGATACCTTTAAGGCCTTGATTGCGGCATCTGGTGAGTTAACTCATACGGCGACAGATGGTCAATTTAAGGCTTCCCATCGGGTTATTGCCGATCATTTGCGAGCGGCTGGTTTCTTGGTTGCTGATGGTGTTTTACCGGCCAATGAAGGTCGTGGGTATGTTCTGCGTCGTATTATGCGTCGCGCTATGCGCCATGCCCATTTGATCGGTGCAAAAGAGCCTTTGATGTATCGGCTTGTACCAGCGCTTCTTTCTGAAATGGGTATGGCTTACCCTGAATTGGTCAGAGCTAAGGCTTTGATTGAAGAAACGTTGCGCTTGGAAGAAACGCGTTTCCGTCAGACTTTGGCTAATGGTCTGAAAATTTTGGAAGATGAAACTCAACATCTGAAAAGTGGTGACACTTTACCCGGTGAGGTCGCTTTTAGACTCTATGACACCTATGGTTTCCCCTATGATCTGACAGCTGATGCTTTGCGGGCGCGGAATCTGACCGTCGATCAGGCTGGTTTTGATGCAGCCATGGCCGAACAGCGGAAAGCCGCGCGGGCTGCATGGAAAGGGTCAGGCGAAAAAGCATCGGATGAAATCTGGTTCGATATTGCTGACCAGTTGGGTGGCACTGAATTTACCGGATATACCGCTGAAAAGGGTAGTGGCCAGATCATTGCCTTGATTAAAGATGGCAAGCGAGTTGAAACGGCTAAACAGGGCGATGACATCACCATCATCACCAATCAGACGCCTTTTTATGGTGAAAGTGGCGGTCAAAAAGGTGATATTGGTGTTATCATCGGTAATAATGATCTGAAAATGACGGTTACTGATACTCAAAAACCGTTAGGTCGTATTCATGCCCATATCGCTAAAATCGAAAAGGGCGAGATTAAGATTGGTGATGACATCCAGTTGCAAGTTGATATCAATCATCGCAACCGTTTGCGTGCCAATCATTCGGCAACCCATTTGTTGCACGCCGCTTTGCGGGATCAGTTAGGACAGCATGTTTCCCAGAAGGGAAGTATGGTTTCTGCTGAACGTTTGCGCTTTGACTTTTCTCATCAGAAGGCTTTGACCGATCAGGAATTGGCCGCGATTGAAGCCGAAGTTAATCAGCAGATTTTGAATAATTCTGTTGTGACGACGCGACTGATGACGCCAGAATCCGCTGTTGAAGCCGGAGCGATGGCCTTGTTTGGTGAAAAATACGGCAATGAAGTCCGTGTTTTATCCATGGGATCATGCCTTAACGACCAGAATGAGGAAAGCTCTTGGTCTGTTGAGCTTTGTGGTGGCACCCATGTATCGGCTTTGGGGCAAATTGGGTTATTCCATATTGTCAGTGAAACCGCCGTTTCTTCGGGTATCCGTCGTATTGAAGCCGTTACAGGCGAAGAAGCTAGATTGTGGTTGGTCGGTCGTGATCGTCTGTTACGAGAAACCGCTTCTATTTTGAAAGCCGTGCCGGAAGAAGTTCCAACACGGACGGCTGCCATCCTTGACGAGCGCCGTAAATCTGAACGCGCTCTGGCCGATGCTCAGAAAGCTTTGGCTTTGGCTAATGCCAATGGCGGGCAGGGCGGTAATAATGCCGCCCCCGAAAAAGTCGGTGCGTATCAGTTTATCGGTCAGGTCATCGAAGGGCTTGATCCTAAAGCTCTGCGTGGTTTGATTGATGAAAATAAGAAGATCATTGAATCTGGCGTGATTGCCCTCATCACGGTTAATGAAGGGCGTGCTTCTGTTGCCATTGGGGTAAGCGATAGTCTGAAAGACAAGATAAGCGCTGTTGATCTTGTTCGGAAGGCTGTTGAAACCTTGGGTGGTAAAGGCGGCGGTGGTCGCCCTGATATGGCTCAAGGCGGTGGCCCCAATGGGAATGAGGCCGCCCAGGCTTTGGAAGCGGTGAAAGCCCTTTTAGAAAAAGCCTAA
- a CDS encoding SPOR domain-containing protein: MASYGINLASFLTAKIYLIRSSAFFVVLCLRSQRQLAFYVTMAIEIKDSKNGGFGKQPVPSEFIGTRISAKAQKTSYGKIRYIVKSTWVSFLVLTGIPCYSVPLQAQIAENETGSDKADLTVYLRRLAAQPHDTNALIGAGLASYRAGDLHAAYGFLSRAETLAPHDGKVKATLGSIFIQQEKPQQALKYFHEAVSNGIPAAIVASDSGLAYDLLGNKAKAEAAYTMALSSHPDDETERRFALSQAIAGHASNALALIDRQLRQQNRAAWRTRALILALTGDVAGANAIIKSTMPAGSAEAMASFLSRLPHLSAQEKAAAVHFGDMKVKGSSSQSLWAENDKSGPADTKEPVSDFNIDSIPATPEDYVTSEKPMPLAPQAPRPEVGEDPIRPLTVKDDDREPPTPKVLLKSRRGNVGEKANPVAVTVSPPVVPAPTVSPVLPKPKSKIASAPIVQEKTSEKTPPTTKKTPVRSEAELKAYCKINIENSLKLPAKKAMKGKIVAKPAHASKTPSKVELLKINQCIAEQKALDQKAEKSSAKKVGNLPIEASEKNPKMLNGKKDLSANSPATTIEKKNSHAAVDTKTATETKAVTKSAHEATSERYWVQVASGENKANLLAVWQKLLTKYPLLKTTQPWTSPWHKSHRLLAGPFSSDEQAQDFVNKLKKHGFSTIQFTSRKTVPVERLTAK; this comes from the coding sequence GTGGCATCCTACGGCATCAATTTAGCTTCATTTCTGACCGCTAAAATATATTTAATCCGATCTTCTGCCTTTTTTGTCGTTTTATGCTTGCGTTCGCAAAGACAGTTAGCTTTTTACGTTACTATGGCTATCGAGATAAAAGATTCTAAGAATGGCGGTTTTGGGAAGCAGCCCGTTCCGTCCGAATTTATCGGCACCCGCATATCGGCAAAAGCCCAAAAGACATCCTATGGTAAGATACGATATATCGTTAAATCTACTTGGGTATCTTTTCTGGTTTTGACAGGCATCCCTTGCTATTCTGTTCCTTTACAGGCGCAAATAGCCGAGAATGAGACGGGTAGCGATAAGGCAGATTTGACTGTTTATCTGCGCCGTTTGGCGGCGCAACCTCATGATACCAATGCCCTGATTGGAGCAGGACTGGCTTCTTATCGGGCGGGTGACCTTCACGCTGCTTATGGTTTTTTGTCCCGTGCCGAGACATTGGCTCCCCATGATGGGAAAGTAAAAGCTACCTTAGGATCGATTTTTATCCAGCAGGAAAAACCGCAGCAGGCCTTAAAATATTTTCATGAGGCAGTCTCGAATGGTATTCCAGCAGCCATTGTCGCGAGTGATAGCGGATTGGCTTATGATTTATTGGGCAATAAAGCCAAAGCCGAAGCAGCCTATACGATGGCTTTATCCTCTCATCCTGATGATGAGACGGAAAGGCGATTTGCCCTTTCTCAAGCCATTGCCGGACATGCTAGTAATGCCCTCGCTTTGATTGATCGCCAGCTAAGACAACAAAATCGGGCTGCATGGCGCACGCGTGCTTTGATATTAGCGTTAACCGGCGATGTCGCTGGAGCTAATGCTATTATCAAATCAACGATGCCTGCCGGTTCTGCCGAGGCAATGGCGTCATTTTTAAGCCGTTTACCCCATCTGTCAGCTCAAGAAAAAGCGGCAGCCGTGCATTTCGGGGATATGAAAGTTAAAGGCAGCAGCTCGCAATCGCTTTGGGCTGAAAATGACAAATCGGGCCCTGCTGATACCAAAGAGCCTGTTTCAGATTTTAATATTGATAGCATTCCGGCAACGCCTGAAGATTACGTCACATCAGAAAAACCCATGCCACTGGCTCCGCAGGCACCGCGCCCAGAAGTCGGTGAAGATCCGATTCGGCCTTTGACAGTCAAAGACGATGATAGAGAGCCACCAACGCCCAAAGTTCTTTTAAAATCGAGAAGAGGCAATGTTGGCGAAAAGGCAAATCCTGTAGCTGTAACGGTTTCGCCTCCTGTTGTTCCGGCTCCAACAGTGTCGCCCGTTCTGCCGAAGCCAAAAAGTAAAATCGCTTCGGCACCGATTGTACAGGAAAAGACTTCTGAAAAAACACCGCCGACTACTAAAAAAACGCCGGTTAGGAGCGAGGCGGAGTTAAAGGCCTATTGTAAGATAAATATTGAAAATAGCCTTAAGTTACCCGCTAAAAAGGCAATGAAAGGGAAAATTGTAGCAAAGCCTGCTCATGCGTCTAAAACACCCAGCAAGGTCGAGCTTTTAAAGATCAATCAATGTATTGCCGAGCAAAAGGCACTCGATCAAAAAGCAGAAAAAAGTAGTGCGAAAAAGGTAGGCAATCTGCCGATTGAGGCCAGTGAGAAAAATCCCAAAATGCTGAATGGGAAAAAAGACCTGTCAGCGAATAGCCCAGCTACTACGATAGAAAAGAAAAATAGCCATGCTGCTGTAGATACAAAAACGGCCACTGAGACCAAAGCCGTCACCAAATCAGCGCATGAGGCCACAAGTGAACGCTATTGGGTTCAGGTTGCCAGCGGCGAAAATAAGGCTAATCTTCTTGCGGTCTGGCAAAAATTATTAACCAAATATCCTTTACTGAAAACAACACAGCCATGGACTTCGCCTTGGCATAAATCGCATCGTTTGCTGGCAGGCCCGTTCTCGTCAGATGAACAGGCACAAGATTTCGTTAACAAGCTAAAAAAACATGGTTTTTCGACGATTCAATTTACATCTCGTAAAACTGTGCCGGTAGAAAGGCTGACGGCAAAATGA
- a CDS encoding chloride channel protein, translating to MKIRYGLACLAVGCLTGLGGMLLSWILHAVQHIAYGYSLQHVISEESFLKGSMAASPLRRLEVLVFCGAVVGGGWGLLRHFGSPLVSITQAVAANKRVMPFWTTIIHVLLQIVTVGLGSPLGREVAPRELGSLIGERFAFWGSLSENQRRILVACGAGAGLASVYNVPLSGALFALEALLMTWASPVVIVALLTSALSARMAWILLGNSMVYHVPAWPVDTRLMLLALLAGPVFGIAAHYFRFWSQKITASRIKDNRRLALVAILCFAAIGLLSMWFPEILGNGKGPVSLAFNDNLSGMKAGELFCFKILAVFLALWAGAYGGLLTPGISFGALLAVVIGHLWNMWLPPVPIGAFAIIGGAAFLASSMKMPITAMALVIEFARTGHDFLIPIAFAVAGSIAISQFYDQKKQPKTASKSVISHLGG from the coding sequence ATGAAGATACGCTATGGCCTTGCCTGTCTTGCTGTGGGCTGCCTAACCGGATTGGGCGGGATGCTTTTGTCATGGATACTGCATGCCGTGCAACATATCGCTTATGGCTATAGCTTGCAGCATGTCATAAGCGAGGAAAGCTTTTTAAAAGGTAGCATGGCCGCGTCACCTTTGAGGCGGTTAGAAGTGCTTGTTTTTTGTGGGGCTGTTGTCGGTGGTGGCTGGGGCTTGCTGCGTCATTTTGGTTCACCTTTGGTTTCGATTACGCAAGCCGTTGCCGCCAATAAAAGAGTAATGCCTTTCTGGACGACTATTATTCATGTCCTTTTGCAGATTGTGACGGTCGGCCTTGGCTCGCCCTTAGGGCGGGAGGTGGCTCCGCGGGAATTGGGCAGTTTGATTGGCGAAAGATTTGCCTTTTGGGGGAGCTTATCCGAAAATCAGCGGCGGATTTTAGTCGCTTGTGGGGCAGGGGCTGGATTGGCTTCGGTCTATAATGTGCCACTTAGTGGCGCGTTATTTGCTTTGGAAGCCTTGTTGATGACATGGGCTAGTCCGGTTGTCATTGTCGCTTTGTTGACCTCGGCCTTGTCTGCTCGCATGGCATGGATTCTTCTGGGAAATAGCATGGTCTATCATGTCCCTGCATGGCCAGTAGATACCCGATTAATGCTGTTGGCATTACTTGCAGGACCTGTTTTCGGGATTGCTGCTCATTATTTTCGCTTTTGGTCGCAAAAAATAACCGCCAGCAGAATAAAGGATAACCGCCGATTAGCTTTGGTGGCTATCCTCTGTTTTGCCGCGATTGGCCTATTGTCTATGTGGTTTCCTGAAATTTTGGGTAATGGCAAAGGCCCCGTGAGCTTGGCTTTTAATGATAATTTATCCGGTATGAAGGCCGGCGAGTTATTCTGTTTTAAAATTCTGGCTGTCTTTCTAGCCCTCTGGGCAGGCGCATATGGGGGATTATTGACTCCCGGTATCAGTTTCGGGGCTTTGTTGGCTGTTGTTATTGGCCATCTATGGAATATGTGGTTACCGCCAGTGCCGATTGGTGCCTTTGCTATTATTGGGGGTGCCGCTTTTTTAGCGAGCTCAATGAAAATGCCGATTACGGCTATGGCTTTGGTCATCGAATTTGCCAGAACCGGTCATGATTTTCTGATTCCTATTGCTTTTGCAGTGGCGGGTTCCATTGCTATCAGTCAATTTTATGACCAGAAAAAACAGCCAAAAACAGCATCTAAAAGCGTTATCAGTCATTTGGGAGGGTAG
- a CDS encoding SPOR domain-containing protein — protein MDDKDQEHDAMNSHGRPQENNTYNRTFGRSNAHGSSRDDTSDFYDHHSADADDGDEDDSLPWLEPVEDDDNGHGGNIFQIVIVALVALLTLALLGIGLYWWFHRPPAVSGNASVITAEPGPYKTKPREPGGMKIEGEGESAYAASEGRDINSSIDTSVQPEQPMTIAPKQAEQPITPPPPASAPVTKTRPDVVENEPEMSDMTGDTRHSTATHPAAPRPAAPVKHEKEVKPAEHPVKAAEREKPPVAVVKPATKVEKPEAEHPAEVAKPKSREDSVAGVMSSLHKDAHPADEAKKAPAGAGVIQLGAFGSEAKANEVWSHLTQRYSWIKPLPHQIISVKIGEKTFYRLRATAGGQANSFCSQLQAAGETCAHIGK, from the coding sequence ATGGATGATAAAGATCAGGAGCATGATGCCATGAATTCTCATGGCCGGCCACAAGAGAACAATACCTATAACCGAACATTTGGCCGGTCTAATGCTCATGGTTCGTCCCGTGATGACACCAGTGATTTTTATGATCATCATTCGGCTGATGCAGATGATGGCGATGAAGATGATAGCTTGCCATGGCTGGAACCCGTAGAAGATGACGATAATGGTCATGGTGGGAATATTTTCCAGATCGTTATTGTCGCCTTGGTCGCTTTATTGACTTTGGCTTTGCTAGGGATTGGGCTTTATTGGTGGTTCCATCGTCCGCCAGCCGTTAGTGGTAATGCGTCCGTGATTACAGCGGAACCGGGTCCCTATAAAACCAAGCCCCGTGAGCCAGGTGGGATGAAAATCGAAGGCGAAGGTGAATCAGCCTATGCCGCCAGCGAAGGACGGGATATCAATTCATCTATTGATACATCCGTGCAGCCGGAACAGCCGATGACGATCGCGCCGAAACAGGCTGAACAGCCTATCACGCCACCGCCTCCAGCCTCAGCACCTGTCACAAAAACGCGGCCTGATGTCGTAGAAAATGAACCGGAAATGTCGGATATGACGGGCGACACCCGTCATTCAACCGCAACGCATCCGGCAGCCCCACGTCCAGCAGCACCGGTGAAACACGAAAAAGAAGTTAAACCTGCCGAGCATCCGGTTAAGGCTGCGGAACGTGAAAAGCCACCTGTTGCTGTGGTTAAACCGGCTACAAAAGTTGAAAAGCCGGAAGCTGAACATCCAGCAGAAGTGGCAAAACCCAAAAGTCGCGAAGATTCCGTTGCGGGTGTGATGAGCAGTCTTCACAAAGATGCTCATCCGGCAGATGAAGCCAAAAAAGCACCAGCAGGTGCCGGTGTTATCCAGTTGGGTGCCTTTGGTAGTGAAGCCAAAGCCAATGAAGTTTGGTCTCATTTGACGCAGCGTTATAGCTGGATCAAGCCTTTGCCGCATCAGATCATCTCTGTGAAGATCGGTGAAAAGACCTTCTATCGTTTACGGGCGACAGCGGGTGGTCAGGCGAATAGCTTCTGTAGCCAGCTTCAGGCCGCAGGTGAGACTTGCGCCCATATCGGAAAATAA